The sequence GAACGGGGCTCGTTCACCGCGTACGCGGCGATCACCATCGTGGGTGAGATCAAGCGGCACTTCCGGGACCGCACCTGGGGTGTGCACGTGCCCCGCCGGCTGCGCGACCTGATCCTGGAGGTGGGCCAGGCGACAGCGGCGCTGACAAGCGAGCTGTCCCGGGCGCCGACCGTCGCCGAGTTGTCGAAACGGCTGGATACCCCGGAGGTGGAGATCCTCGCGGCGCTGGAGTCGGCGGCCGGCTACAGCCCGGCCTCGCTCAACGCGCCGGTCGGTGGGGAGAGTTCGGCGGAGTTCGGCGACCTCGTCGGCGAGTCGGACATCGCCCTGGAGTCCGTCGACGACCGGGTGACCGTCAGCGGCCTGCTGCACCGCCTGCCCTGGCGGGAGCGGCGGATCCTCGCCATGCGGTTCTACGGCAACCAGACCCAGGCCGAGATCGCGGCCCGGTTCGGCATCTC is a genomic window of Micromonospora tarapacensis containing:
- a CDS encoding SigB/SigF/SigG family RNA polymerase sigma factor translates to MFGQTTTTTPPPTDRGLEDLDAAALAYAARIEGLPPERRQEARDDLVRFALPFAGRLARRYRGRGEPLEDLEQVARLGLVNAVDRYDPERGSFTAYAAITIVGEIKRHFRDRTWGVHVPRRLRDLILEVGQATAALTSELSRAPTVAELSKRLDTPEVEILAALESAAGYSPASLNAPVGGESSAEFGDLVGESDIALESVDDRVTVSGLLHRLPWRERRILAMRFYGNQTQAEIAARFGISQMHVSRLLSRALTWLRQAMLADAPPPWQNGPAESEAAGPPRPAGVRAR